The Triticum aestivum cultivar Chinese Spring chromosome 5A, IWGSC CS RefSeq v2.1, whole genome shotgun sequence genomic sequence AAGGAAAAACTTACATGTTAACCCTGCTTTTTTATGGGAAGTTGCTTGGCTAAGAAGGAAACTTGCACGGATAGTTTGCTTCCTTACTCAAGGAAACTTGCATGGATAGTTTGCTTGCTTACTCTCAAATATTTTGCCAGGAATATTTTCTTCATTCTTTTTATGCTCCTACAATTTTCGACCTGACGACATTGCCATGGACTGCTAACGACACCATAGTTGCTTGAGAGCTTGCCACGGTGAAGCACGATGACAGTTGGAAGAGCATGACGCAAATGGCTTGGACTTTCATCAAATAAGATCGAAATAAGATAGTGCGGCAGCCCTCCTCCAAGATAAAGATTACAAATGTACCCCTTCATTCGGTGCCCTCCTTTTCTGGTGGTACATAACAAAGAAAGGTTTACCTCAAGTAAACCTTCCTGATTAGAAGGCGGACTATTGTCCGTTATCTTTACGATAGTGGAACCCTACCGCTATAATGATATGAAACCGCAATCCTTATTTTCGGTTCGGTTACACATGATATATGATCAAATTGCTCGATTGTTTTGCATCTTTCACGGGTCAATCCCCTTTGCTGTAGAACCCTCGTCCTCGCCGGGCAACGCCATGGACAGTTGTGTCGTCTCCGTCCAAGGCGAGGTCCGGACAAGACTCCCCGTCTCGGCCACGGAGGTCCGGGTGTGCCATTACGGCATTGCCCTCATCTTCTTCACTGGAAAATCTACATACGCACCactgaatttcaagcaacttgcaAATAGCAAAGGCGCTGTCTTATTAGTTATTATAAGCTGGGTGATCACTGAAAGCAACAACCTGTTTCAGACATCAAAGTTCAGCTAAACTATAGCTATAGTGAACCGTGACCGCCATCTGCCGATCCACACTCACTGTCGATCGGTCACACCGGCTCCGGAAGCGCATGGGACCCGGCGGCGAAACCAATGCCACCGCCGTGTCCGGCCGCGTAGTCCTCCTTGGCGTCGGCGCCCTCGACGTGCGCACCGACCGTGGCGCGGCAGACAGGGCAGGTGGGCGCGCGCGTGAGCAGCCAGCGGTCGACACACTCCCGGTGGAACCCGTGGCGGCACGCCGGGAGCACCCGCACCTCGTCCCCGGCCGCGTACTCCGCCAGGCACACCGCGCAGTCGCCAGCGTCCGCGTCGgggtccttcttctcctcctcctcctccttgcctccGATGGCATCGTGCGGCCGCTGCTGCTGCAGGACGACCACCCGCACGGGTATCGCCTCGAGCGCGCGCTTGGTCTCCTCCCGCGGCGCCGCCGCCCCCAGGCCGTCGCCGTCGACCCATCCGAGTCCTTGTTGGCGGGCGTCGTAGCGGGCGGCGCGGATGCAGGCGTAGACTGCACTGAAGATGACGTAGGAGACGGTGGTGACGAAGAGCACGATGGTGGTGCCGCTGAACACCGTCTCCAGGCGCGCCATCGGCTGCGCGTCCATCGGATGGGCGGGATCCGGCGGGGACGCCGGCGCGGCCAGGAGGCGGCGAGCGGCCCAGCAGCCACCGCGTGGTTGCTGCATGGTGAACTGGAGTTCTAGGTTGTGCGTGAAGGTGTGTGAGCTCGACCTGTGGTTTTAAGGCGGGGGTGGTAGCTAGCACGCGGGCATCCGGGCGAGAGAAACGGAAGGTGGAGGGAAGCTTCATAGCGTAGCCGCCCCGCTTCTCCGCGCGGCGCGACGCGCCGGGGCCTGTGTCTGCCCGTCCGTTTCTGCCGCTCAACGGTGGGTCGATCGATCCAGCCAGCCGGCTGCAATTGAGGCGGTGCCGCGCGCACAGCTAGAGCGTGGCAATTTTCAACCGGGCTAACTCCTTTCCACACGTAATAATAGACCCTACGTATCGGCCGGCTGAAGCTCACATCGAATCGGCTGCCTCTAGAACCATTGGATCTGCACGCGAACAGCAAACTGATCAGCCAACCGTGCGTTCGCAACATGACAGCCAACCGCTCATTTGCAACATGAGGCATGTTGCCCTCGCTTGGTTGTGTCGTGTTAGCTTTGCAACAAGGCACATGTTGCAAGCGCAACAAATCCCCAAATTGTATTGGTCTTCATCCCCGACAGAGTTGCGTGGAGTGTGGCACCCGCCGACCGCCACGACAATTTATAGCTATTGCCCTGCTGCCATGAACCCCTCCCCCCTCTAATCGGTCTCTCTGTAACATCATGGCACACCATATCATCGGCATTGCGGTCGCAACACCACCGATGTTGTGGTCACAACATCAACATCACAATCTACTACCAGTGTCCCTGCAGTCGCGCGACAGCCGGCCTAGCGCCGACGAGCCCCTCTTTGCATCATTGTCACGCCAGCCGGACTCTAGGAACAGCATTGCTTCGCAATGGGCATCGCTGCATCGGCTAGAGATACATGCGGGGGGACGAAGGTGGTCGGCCATGATGAGCCCCGCTTTGCAACATCATCGCGTCGGCCAGCCTCCAGCAGCAATGTTGCTTCGAAGAAGGCATCGGCTGGAGATACACGCAGGGGAGCGAGGGTTGTCGACCATGGCGGAGCAAGCGAGGTAAGCACTCTAGTGTGTGCATGGGAAAGATGATGGTGTGGTGGGATGGGTAATATTGCAAAGGAAAAAGTGTGAAACACGTGGGTGGCCGCCGGGGGGATAATGAAGGGTGTGGTAGGCAGGAGTAGATTCATACTTAAGAAAAAGAACTCATGTATATCTCCATTTCCTTATTGTTACCAAGTTCCATTAGGTCTTGTGGATCAAGCATGCCCACAAAATTGGTTGAGACTattaaaaaatctaaaattttgtaCATCTGGTCTGCTTCTGCTTTGTCACATGTTTTTTTATGGGTACTGCTTTGTCACATGGTAGTAGTGactccaaaaagaaaacaaataagtaCTCATTCGACGTCCTCTTTTGGTGGTAGACAAAAAATAAGCTTTAGCTCAGCTGAAACTTCCTAATTGGAAGCTGACCTATGTTCCTTTATCGCTATGATAGTGGAACCTGACACGCATTGTACGGTGGTACGAAAAACTACAATCCTTATTTTCGGTTCCGTTACACATGATCTATGCAACACGTTGCCCGATTGTTTTGTATAATTTTTTTGTGGGGGGTCTTGTATGATTGTTTAATGCACAGGTCAATCCCTTTTGACCTTGCACCTCGAGACGATTGTTGCGGGTGGTCAATTCTTGGGAACAAAGTCAACATGGACACAAATGAATGCATGGTTACCAAGTTTCATTAGGTATTGTGGATCAAGCATGCGCGCAAAATTGGCTACTTCGAGCATGTACAATTGTTCTATCTTAAGCATGCCACGTAGAATAAATGATGAGGTgaaggagagagaaatcataaaaAAGATttttcttctcttatttaagagaagacaagaggtgatctcttagcacaatatgtctcaccacgttcttagaaatagctagttattgaagataaggctaagagatgactcattgtagacatgtttttttgtcatctctaaattacatgcaagacttaacataagactatcttatcaaccattgtgcaTGCCCTTCTAGTTTGTCACATCTTAGCAGTATAACTCCAAAGAGAAAATAATCAAGTACTTATTAGCTTTCCTCTTTTGGTGGTAGAGAATAAAAATGGGCCTTAGCTCATCTTAAACTTCCTTATTAGAAGGCGGATTATTGTTCCGTTATCGCTATGATAGTGGAACACGACACGCCTTGTGCGATCCATGGTATGAAAACAACAATCCTTGTTTTTTGGTCCGGTTATACATGATCAAGATTTGTTTTGTGTCATTCTTCAAGAACAATTCAATCCCCCTTTAATTAATAGCTCCGGCGCTTCAAAAGGGTATTTGCAAGAAAGCCATTGTTTGTCACAACAACATCAAAATGGACACAAACGACGTAGATAGAAGTCCATTCCTCATGCATTTTGTAGATCATGCATGGCCACAAAATTTGACTTATATATGGACAGTattaaaaaaatccaaattttCATCTATGTGGTCCATCGTTATTAATCTGGGGATAACAACTGGCATCGATCAACACATGTTTGTGAAATTAATTTAGATACACTACCAGTCGGATTACAACTAGCTGGACCTTCCTGATTGGTCGCTACCATCTCTGATCCACAAGCTGATGGACGCTCACGGTTTCGTCATATCGGCGACGGGAGCCCAAGGGACCAGGCGGCGAAACCACCAAAGTGAAAACAGACAAGTACTCATTCGACGTCCTCTTTTAGTGGTAGACCAGAAAAATATGCTTTAGCTTAGCTGAAACTTCCTAATGGGAAGGTGACCTATCATTCCTTTATCGCTATGATAGTGGAACCCGACGCGCGTTGTGCGGTGGTATGAAAAACTACAATCCTTATTTTCGGTTCCGTTACACATGATTTATGCAACACGTTGCCCGATTGTTTTGTATAATTATCTAATGCACAATTCAATCCCTTTTGACCTTGCATCTCGAGAGGTTTTTTGCAGGTGGTCAATTCTTGGGAACAACATGAAAATGGACACAAATGAATGCGTTGTTACCATGTTCCATTTGGTATTGTGGATAAAGCATGCCCACAAAATTGGCTACTTCTAGTTTGTCACATTCTAGCAGTGACTCCAAAGAGAAAACAATCAAGTACTTATTAGCTTTCCTCTTTTGGTGGTAGACAACCAAAATGAGCTTTAGCTCATTTTAAACTTCCTTATTAGAAGGCAGACTGTTGTTCCGTTATCGCTATGAAAGTGGAACACGATGCGCGTTGTGCGATCCATGCATTGTGCATTGGAACTTCCTAGTGGGAAGGCGAACTATTGTTCTGTTATCGCTATGATCGTGGAACCCGACGTGCGTTGTGCGGTGGTATGAAAAACTATTGTCCTTATTTTCTGGTTCAGTTACATGTGATCTAATATGTTGCCCGATTGTTTTGTATACTTTTATAACACACAATTCAATCTCTTTTGTCGAGCGGATTTTTGCAGGGTGAGCAATTCTTGGGAATAACATCAAAATGGACACAAATGAATGCATTATTACCAAATCGCATTAGGTATTGTGGATCAAGCATACCCACAAAATTGGTTGAGACTActaaaaatctgaaattttgtatATCTCGTCTACTTCTGCTTTGTCACATTGTAGCAGTGACTCCAAAGAGAAAACAGACAAGTATGATAGTGGAACCTGACATGCGTTGTGTGCGGTGGTATGGAAAACTACAATCCTTATTTTCGGTTAGGTTACGCGTTACCTTTTGACCTTGCACCTCGAGAGGATTGTTGCGGGTGGTCAATTCTTGGGAACAACATCAAAATGGACACAAATGAATGCATGGTTACCAAGTTCCATTAGGTATTGTGGGTCAAGCATGCCCGCAAAATTGGCTACTTCTAGTTTGTCACATTTTAGCAGTGACTCCAAAGAGAAAACAATCAAGTACTCCccccggtcctttttactctgcatattagaattttctgaagtcaaacttcataaagtttgaccgtatttatataaaaaaatatcaacatctgcaatgctaaagttatataatatgaaactttaagtcatgacaaATCTAGTGGTATTAATTTCAGATTGTGAGTGTTGACACTTTTTtctacaaagttggtcaaactttacgaggcttgacttcagtcaaatcttatatgcgaactaaaaaggaccggagggggtACTTATTAGTTTTCCTCTTTTGGTGGTAGACAACAAAAATGGACTTTAGCTCATCATCTTAAACTTCCTTATTAGAAGGCGGGCTATTGTGCCGTTATGGCTATGATAGTGGAACACGACGCGTCGTTGTGGGATCCATGGTATGGAAAACAACAATCCTTCTTTTTCGGTCCGGTTACACATGATCCATGCAACatgtttcatatatatatatatatatatatatatatatatatatatatatatatatatatatatatatatatatatatatatatatatatatatatgtatagacACGCTAAACTAAGCCTGAGCGCATTGTAAGTAAACGTACGCTCCGACCACTGTGAAGCGCACCACTAACCGACCCTTCCTCTAACTAGTCTAAGCCAACCATCCTGGTCGATGCGGTAACTGATCGTAACATGGTAATTCCATTACTACATCCATGTGGTAGATCGATAGTAACGAAGGGCGAAAATATAGTAATGTCATTACTATCTAATCTAACAGTAAATCGTTGGTAACAGAGAAAAAAATCGTTGGTAACAGAGAAAAAAATCTAGTAACGCCATTACTGCATACCTCCTTAAATCGATAGTAACAAAGGTAAAAATATGTAGTAATGTCATTACTACCTACCTCATGGTAGCCCAACCAACTTGTACTGAGTCTGCACGGAATAGTAACAACATTACTTGCATTGACTGTCCACAGATGGTTGCTAGTAACGAAAGTACAACCTATCTACAGAGCATTTAGTAATATGTTACTACATGTCTCGGCAATGTTTTACTACTATGTTTAGAGATGAAACCATCGATGTCTCACTGACTGGTAAAAAACCAAGGCCCATTACCATCTATACTACATATATTACTGGCAATGAATAGTGACCCCAGAATTAGGACGTAACGGACAACCACATGGTAATAGAATTAAATGTGTTACTTTCTTTTGTACATGACATTACCCTCAAATATTTTTGCGGTGGAGAGTGGCCTTCTCCACGTGACCCGCGCGCCTAATTAAAAGCGGCCGGAGCGCAGGGTAAGAAAGAATACGCGCACGCTTACAATAGCGcagccgtatatatatatatatatatatatatatatatatatatacatatatatatacatctttatctttacctactaataaagcaaatagtgcttctGCCCGTCCGTCATTAAAAATGCCCTTGAAGTTGGcaataattacccaccaatgccacccgtaagtggcaAAAACGATTCGTTTTTAATTTCTAATATCGCTCCAGGGTTCTGTTATTAAAGGTGGATACGATATAATAGCACCAATGCATGAGCAGCGCGATGGTTGAGGCAACGATGCTCCACACAGGAGACCAGGGTTCGATCCCTGGTTTCacgctttttctctttctttttaccaagcgcagtaatgggccagcccatgtgcgggtcgtggcgccccctgttttctatatttttttttatttctattttgttttttccctaaaaataaatttcggattgatggcgccccctattttttttttattttttctgttttggTTTTTTATCTCAAAATTAATTTCGGATTTCCAAAATATCAAACAATTGCGAGTTCTGAAAAAAAGTAGGAAAATGGTAaactgtttgtgaatttaaaaaatattctaaaaatcaaaaaatgttcatgacttaaaaaattgctcacaaattataaacaaatcacgatttctaatgatttcatgaaataaaaaatgttcatgatttttttaaatgagccaatattcaaagcatattcaggaatttaaaaatcatgtccatcagcttttagaaaatgttcacaaaaattaaaacacatccgtaaataatgaacaaaactaattgtaggttccataaaggttttattaggagatctatatagctcgttttatgattttatttagtccttCGCGTTGGGTAAAAAAGGGTTTCCGTGTTTTGTACAACGTTGAACCCAACAAAATTGACATAACTTTCTAAGGGTTTGTTTTTGTAAGCTATATTAAAATGACTAAATGTCTATTTTGCTTCCATACACAGTTATGCTTATTTTCATATCACAATAGTGGTTATGGTAAACACCGCTACGCTAAGTCCAGACGAGACACTTTATTTATCAGTATAGCTCAGGCAGGGTCCGTCAATGCAGTTTGCTCAGCCACAAAATATTTTGTTGTGACGCCTTAAAAAATCAAGTCTTGATGAGCATCATATTGTTCGTTTTTGAAATTACATTTTAAAAGTGTCTTATCGCATCATGACATGATTTGTATATACTTTGTGAATTTGATTCATACTTTTTTATATCTACCACACATGTATAACTTGATAGTTTTTTTCCGTTGCAAGGCACgggcatttccaaaaatgttcgctaaatcaaaaaaagttcgtcaaattcaataactattccacccaatttctaaatattttcatcgattatagaatgtttgccagttcaggaaaattgcttaaaaatgttcacaatttctaaaaaatgtttgtaaatagcaaaaaatattcataaattgaaaaaatgttcttgattgtagaaaatgttcagaaatttgtaatagtatgttgtttgcgatttcaaatatgtgcatgaGTTTAACAAATTGTTAATAATTTCAAGATGTTCATGATTTCGAGAAATTGAGAGAGAtattgtatctcggtgatgcaacgaaatgtgatcatgaccatttgaaattatgaatttttttctcccgttgcaacgcacgggcccttttgctagtatgtatatatatatatatatatatatatatatatatatatatatatatatatataaaagatttGTTTTGTGTCATTCTTCAAGCACAATTCAATCCCCCTTTACTAGCTCCGGCACTTCAAAAGGGTATTTGCAAGAAAGCCATTGTTTGGCACAACAACAAAATTGACTGACGGGTAGTATGAAAAATCTGAAATTTCATATATGTGGTCTATCGTTATTAATCTGGGGATAACAACTGGCATCGATCAACAAATGTTTGAggcatcaaaattaatttagacaCACTACCGGATTAGGTACGACTAGCTGAACCTTCCTGATTGGTCGCTACCATCTCCGATCCACAACTGGATGGACGCTCACGGTTCCGTCATATCGGCGCCGGGAGCCCAAGGGACCAGTCGGCGAAATCACCAAAGTGACCGGCGTGCCTGGTCGTGGGCGGGGAGAGCTCCTCCTTGGCGTCGGCGCCGTCGAGGTGCGCGGCGACCGGGGCGCGGCAGACGGGGCAGGTGGGCGCGCGCGTGAGCAGCCAGCGGTCGACACACTCCCGGTGGAAGCCGTGGCGGCACGCCGGGAGCACGCGCACCTCGTCCCCGGCCGCGTACTCCGCCAGGCACACCGCGCAGGCGTCGGCGTCCACCCCCTCGTCCTCCACGACCGCCTCGGGGCAACCGCCGTCGCGCGGATGGTCCAGCAGGACGACCACCCGCACGGGGATCCCCTCGAGCGCGCGCTTGGTCGCCtcccgcggcggcgccgggccGTCGGCGTCGGCCCCGGCGGGGTCTTCGTGGCGGGCGGCGCGGAGGCAGGCGTAGAGCGTGCTGAGGGCGATATAGGAGACGCTGGCGacgaagagcacggtggtggtgATGCTCAGCGCCCTCTCCAGGTGCGCCTGCTGCGCCTCCATCGACTGGTCCGCCGAGGGGGCCGCCGCCGGCGCGGTCAGCAGGCGGCGAGCGGCCCAGCACCCGCCGCAAGGTCTTTGCATGGCGATCGTAGTGGTAACTGGCGATCGGGCTGGCTAGTGCAGGCCGGGAGTAGTAGTAGTACCAGGTTGGGTGCGGGGAGGCGTGTGAGGCCGACGCGTGCTTTTATATATGGCAAGTGATTGGTAGGGAGTGAAGTTTATTTAGAATCATGAGAATGTAGAGCACGACGCAAATGAATCCTGACTTTTAAATCCCTGAAATCCATACCCCGACCTCCCTGATTCCGGTCGTTTTTTACCTTTAGGTTGTATCCAAACAGGGGGATTTCTACCTGGCCAGAGAACAGATGGGATCAAGGTGAGTCATCTACCTGCAGCAGGTGGGTCTCATGgtcgcctagcttgctctgcaggCTCCCGCACCCAGCGCATGccctctactccctccgtccaccaAAGAGCGTACGTCTGGCTCCTAATTTTTTTCCCAAAATAAGTGTACATCTGGCTCCCCCGCTGGTAATTTTCCATTCACCCTCCTGGTCTACGCCTCGAGGTCACCGCACCGAGCGACAACCCAATCCTCTCGTCCTCCCCCAAATCGAAGCcggtcttcctcctctcccccaaACTCTCTCCCTCCCGATCCAATGCCACATCACAGAGAGTCAATCATCCAATCCAATGCCATTGCTGGTGATGCGGAGATTAATGGCAGCCGGTCCATATAAGCAGCCGGTAGGGTGTGCATCAAACCGCATCCATGGAAGGCGGCGGAGGAGAAGAAGCCGGCGATGGCCAGCAAGTCAAGGCCGTCGCGACGGCCGGCGGCGGAACACGCGACCGCggcggatctggatctggaggCCCTCGCCGTGCTCTGGCAGCCAGGTTCCGTCCTCGTCCGCCCTCGAGGACCAATCGGGTTCGGCGGAGCGGCGTCGGAGCAAAAATTTTCAGGTACCTAGAGCTGGTAGATGGAGCAGGGGTTGGCGGTAAAGCCGGTGTCGGGCACGTAGGCACTGTACCATGCGGTGGAGCGGCTCATGCGGCTGGGCAGGACGGCCCGGCGGCAAGTGCTGGGCAAAACGGCGCACCGGCAGGTGCCGGGCAAGCTGGTCTTGGGGCTGATCAGGACGCCGTGGAGAAGACAAGCAATTCTACTACTCCGTGAGTACCAGTAGATGGAAGCCGGCAGCATCCATCTCCACGGGGGTGCAGGTTGTTTCTGGTCCAGGGCACGCAGCTCACCTTCTGTCGTCACCCGGTGTGAGCAGCAGCGCACTCCAAGCCGAACGACGGCGGCCAGCGGGGCCAACGGCGAACAGCGGCGCGCCCGTAGTCCGCGCCTCCGCGGAGAACCTGCGCGTGGTGTCGGTCGAGAGAAGCGCATGGAGCGATGGCGGCGGAGAGTAGCTGGATCAGCGGTGTGGGCTGGCTTCGAGGCCATGCACTGCCCCATCCTACGTGCATGTCTTTAATTTGCAATCCCACCATCCCAGGGTGCCACGTCAGCAAATCCAGTTCTAAACAGATGGAAGGGTGATTACAACCGGGATCGAAAACTTCAGGGTATGGATTTCAGTGATTTAGATGTCGGGGTTCATTTGCGCCGTGCTCTACATCCTCACCCTCAGGGTTTAAAACAGACTTTACTCATTTGCAGGGGGTGTGGGGTGGCTAGCTGTACGTACGCGTGCGTGAATAGGTCCGTGCGGTGGTGAGAGACAGCGCTCCACGTGCATCTCCGTGCGGCGCGACGCTGGGTGGGCTCGCCCGTCGGTCCGTGCCGCTGCCGCCCAACCAGAAACGGCGGCCAGCTGCGTTCGGGGTgtggcaggagacggcggcggcgcacGCACAGCTAGAGCGTGCGTGTCAGTTTGCGTCCCAGCGCGGTGCGGTGGTGCCCGGGGACGGTGGGGAGGAGGCGTACGAGACCGCGCGAGTAGTACCGTCGTTCGTTCGTGCGCCGCGCATGCCTTGGGAGTGGCATTTGGGTGCACGTAGCTGGAGGACGTATGTTGGTTTCAAATATCCGCGGAGGGCGCACGAGGGAATGAATGTGAGGGCTACGTAagccttgggccttgggccttgggccttgggaATGGTATTTTGGTAGTACTAGCGTGACGTACAGCATGACGAAGCAATTTCTTGAAGCTGTGTAGGTGTTCGTATACGATGGCGAATCCGGCTACAAGCGAATTTGGCATGCTAAACATGAGGGCAAAACCGTGTGTGCGTCACAGAGATCGAGCTTCAAGAAATTGTGAACAGTCTTATCAATATCCAAGCGTGTGAGTCATTGGAATTAAGTCCCGCAACGGACCGAAATGGTCATTGAAAAGCTAGTTCATTTTTGTTTTCGCTTCCAAG encodes the following:
- the LOC123107548 gene encoding probable E3 ubiquitin-protein ligase ATL44 — protein: MQRPCGGCWAARRLLTAPAAAPSADQSMEAQQAHLERALSITTTVLFVASVSYIALSTLYACLRAARHEDPAGADADGPAPPREATKRALEGIPVRVVVLLDHPRDGGCPEAVVEDEGVDADACAVCLAEYAAGDEVRVLPACRHGFHRECVDRWLLTRAPTCPVCRAPVAAHLDGADAKEELSPPTTRHAGHFGDFADWSLGLPAPI
- the LOC123107547 gene encoding putative RING-H2 finger protein ATL69, which encodes MQQPRGGCWAARRLLAAPASPPDPAHPMDAQPMARLETVFSGTTIVLFVTTVSYVIFSAVYACIRAARYDARQQGLGWVDGDGLGAAAPREETKRALEAIPVRVVVLQQQRPHDAIGGKEEEEEKKDPDADAGDCAVCLAEYAAGDEVRVLPACRHGFHRECVDRWLLTRAPTCPVCRATVGAHVEGADAKEDYAAGHGGGIGFAAGSHALPEPV